The DNA sequence GTATATGGTCATTAGCATCTAATTTTTCTAAATAAAGGACATTATTTTCTTTTAAAATACCCATTTGACAAGTTAAATTTGTTAAATCTCTAATATTTTTCATATGTTTTTTAATGAGTTCAAAGATGCTATTTTTATATTTCATATTATAGCTTAACTCTAAAATTTTAAAATCTAGAGAATAACTTTTATTAATAGGATTGCATTTTATATATTTTTGTTTTTGCAAAGTTTGCAAAATAGGCGAGAGTGTTCCTACTGGAATATTTATTTTTTTAGCTATTAGACTTAATGTGAGTTGTTCTTTTGAGTTGGCAATTAATTCTAAAGTTTTTATAACTCTAAGGGTAGGTTGATGCATAAAATTATCCTTTTAATGATTGCATTTTATTTATAAAATTTTATCATATTTTTTACTTTTGGTAACACGAAACATTTTTTTATACTCGAATTTTATGAAAAAAGCTTATTTGAAAAAGTTGGCATAAAAAATTATATTTTTTAATTCTTGATTTTTTAAAGATAATTTGTTATATTTTTTGTATATAAATAAATTTTTGTATATACAAAAAATATAAGGAGATAAAATGGGAATTTTAAAGGGAACATTGCCAGCTTTACTTACACCTTATTCCAACGACGGAATGATTAATGAAAGAGAATTTATTCGTTATTGCGAATTTGGAATTGATAAAGGTTTAGATGGATTATTTTGTAATGGTAGCGCAGGAGATTCTCAAGCTTTAAATATTAAAGATCAGATTAGACTAATGAAACTTAGTAAGGATGCGTCTAAGGGTAGGGTGCCTATTATCACAGGCATTACTTCAAATATTTATCAAGATACAATGATTTTAGCAGATGAGGCTTATAAAATAGGTCTTGATACGCTTTTAGTTGCTATGCCTTATTATTATAAATTTGATGAAGAAACACTTTTAGAATATGTGAAAAATTTAGCTTTAAAAGTTAAACTTCCTTTGTATATTTATAATATACCGCTTTTTGCTCCTGCTTTAAATTTAAATTTTATAGAAAAAATTTCAAAATTCAAGAATATAGCAGGTATTAAAGACAGTAGCGGAGATGCCTTGCTTTTAAATCATATTTTAGATATAGCACCTCGAAATTTTGATGTTTTTGTAGGAAGAGAAGAAATTTATACAGAAGCTTTATTTTTAGGAGCTAAGGGTTCTATGACAAGTATAGGAGGTATTTTTCCAGAACTTATGAGTGAAATTTATCATGCAATGAATGAAAAAAAATATGAAAGAGCGTTATTAATACAAAAAAGTCTTTTAAAGGCTATAAGATTTGGAATGAGTATCTCTTTTC is a window from the Campylobacter sp. RM10537 genome containing:
- a CDS encoding dihydrodipicolinate synthase family protein; protein product: MGILKGTLPALLTPYSNDGMINEREFIRYCEFGIDKGLDGLFCNGSAGDSQALNIKDQIRLMKLSKDASKGRVPIITGITSNIYQDTMILADEAYKIGLDTLLVAMPYYYKFDEETLLEYVKNLALKVKLPLYIYNIPLFAPALNLNFIEKISKFKNIAGIKDSSGDALLLNHILDIAPRNFDVFVGREEIYTEALFLGAKGSMTSIGGIFPELMSEIYHAMNEKKYERALLIQKSLLKAIRFGMSISFPMGFALLLKARGFEFSNTTIHPLSSLTKEKLDKCFDKAKELIKTIEHEVNVKL